Proteins encoded by one window of Serratia nevei:
- the uspB gene encoding universal stress protein UspB, with protein MISTVALFWALCVVCVVNMVRYYSSLRALLVVLRGCDPLLYQYVDGGGFFTAHGQPSKQLRLVRYIFAQRYVEHHDPEFIRRCERVRGQFMLTSALCGLVVISLIALMIWY; from the coding sequence ATGATCAGTACCGTCGCGCTGTTTTGGGCCTTATGTGTGGTGTGTGTGGTAAACATGGTGCGGTATTACTCTTCTCTGCGCGCGCTGCTGGTGGTATTGCGCGGCTGTGACCCGCTGCTGTACCAATACGTTGACGGCGGCGGTTTCTTCACCGCCCACGGGCAACCCAGCAAGCAGCTGAGGCTGGTGCGCTATATCTTTGCGCAACGCTATGTCGAGCACCACGATCCGGAGTTTATTCGCCGCTGCGAGCGGGTGCGCGGGCAGTTTATGCTGACCTCGGCCCTGTGCGGTCTGGTGGTCATCAGCCTGATAGCGCTGATGATTTGGTATTAA
- a CDS encoding SDR family oxidoreductase, with product MANHSIKGKTVLIAGGAKNLGGLIARDLAEQGAKAVVIHYNSAASQAEAEKTVAAIQAAGAQGVALQADLTTAGAVEKLFADAVAAVGKPDIAINTVGKVLKKPMVDISEAEYDEMTAVNAKTAFFFLKEAGKHLNDNGKICTLVTSLLGAFTPFYAAYAGTKAPVEHFTRAAAKEFGERGISVTAVGPGPMDTPFFYPAEGADAVAYHKTAAALSPFSKTGLTDIEDVVPFIRHLVSDGWWVTGQTILINGGYTTK from the coding sequence ATGGCAAACCATTCAATCAAGGGAAAAACCGTCCTCATCGCCGGCGGCGCCAAAAACCTCGGCGGGCTGATCGCACGCGATTTGGCTGAACAAGGCGCCAAAGCGGTGGTGATCCACTACAACAGCGCCGCTTCCCAAGCCGAAGCGGAAAAAACCGTCGCCGCCATTCAGGCCGCCGGGGCGCAAGGCGTCGCGCTGCAGGCCGATCTCACCACCGCGGGCGCGGTCGAAAAGCTGTTCGCCGATGCGGTCGCCGCCGTCGGCAAGCCGGATATCGCCATCAATACCGTTGGCAAAGTGCTGAAAAAACCGATGGTCGACATCAGCGAAGCCGAGTACGACGAGATGACGGCGGTCAACGCCAAAACCGCGTTCTTCTTCCTGAAAGAGGCGGGCAAGCACCTCAACGACAACGGTAAAATCTGCACGCTGGTCACCTCGCTGCTCGGCGCCTTCACGCCGTTTTACGCCGCTTACGCCGGCACCAAAGCGCCGGTGGAACACTTCACCCGCGCCGCCGCCAAGGAGTTTGGCGAACGCGGTATCTCCGTGACGGCGGTCGGCCCCGGCCCGATGGACACCCCGTTCTTCTACCCGGCGGAGGGCGCGGACGCCGTGGCCTACCACAAGACGGCAGCGGCGCTGTCGCCGTTCAGCAAAACCGGCCTGACCGATATCGAAGACGTGGTGCCGTTCATCCGCCACCTGGTCAGCGACGGCTGGTGGGTAACCGGCCAAACCATCCTGATCAACGGCGGCTACACCACCAAATAA
- a CDS encoding LysR family transcriptional regulator, which translates to MDRFNQYRVFVQVAEMGSFIRAAHALEVPRASVSAAVQQLETQLGVRLLHRTTRQVRLTADGEQLLERLRPLLAEVEDIDQSFQASQRQASGRLSVDVPSRIARRLIAPALPGLLRRHPHLQLVLGSADRAIDLVQEGVDCAVRVGDLHDSSLVMRPLGHIALINCASPAYLGEFGHPRQPGDLVEGHWSIGYASPKTGRESPWEYLADDGHTQRLELPSRVVVNNAESYIACCRAGLGLMQIPRYDVQHLLDAGELLEVLPGYRAASMPIALIYPHRRQRSRRLAVFHEWFESLLQPHLER; encoded by the coding sequence ATGGACAGATTCAATCAATACCGCGTATTCGTACAGGTGGCGGAAATGGGCAGCTTTATCCGGGCGGCCCATGCGCTGGAGGTGCCGCGCGCCTCGGTGTCCGCCGCCGTGCAACAGCTGGAAACGCAGCTGGGCGTGCGCCTGCTGCACCGCACCACGCGACAGGTGCGGCTGACCGCCGACGGCGAACAGCTGCTCGAGCGGCTGCGCCCGCTGCTGGCCGAGGTGGAAGACATCGATCAGTCGTTTCAGGCCAGCCAGCGCCAGGCCTCCGGCCGGCTCAGCGTCGACGTGCCGAGCCGCATCGCCCGCCGGCTGATCGCGCCTGCGCTGCCCGGCCTGCTGCGGCGCCATCCCCACCTGCAGCTGGTGCTCGGCTCCGCCGATCGCGCCATCGATCTGGTGCAGGAAGGGGTCGACTGCGCAGTGCGCGTCGGCGATCTGCACGACAGCAGCCTGGTAATGCGCCCGCTCGGCCATATCGCGCTGATCAACTGCGCCAGCCCCGCTTACCTGGGCGAATTCGGCCATCCGCGCCAGCCCGGCGATCTCGTCGAGGGACACTGGAGCATCGGCTACGCCTCGCCCAAAACCGGCCGCGAATCCCCCTGGGAATACCTGGCCGACGACGGCCATACGCAACGGCTCGAACTGCCCAGCCGGGTGGTGGTCAACAACGCCGAAAGCTATATCGCCTGCTGCCGCGCCGGGCTGGGGCTGATGCAGATCCCGCGCTACGACGTGCAACACCTGCTCGACGCCGGTGAACTGCTGGAAGTCCTGCCCGGTTACCGCGCCGCCTCCATGCCGATCGCCCTGATCTACCCCCACCGCCGCCAGCGATCGCGCCGCCTGGCGGTGTTTCATGAGTGGTTTGAAAGCCTGCTGCAGCCACATCTGGAGCGCTGA
- the uspA gene encoding universal stress protein UspA, translated as MAYKHILIAVDLSPESKILVEKAVSMARPYNAKVSLIHVDVNYSDLYTGLIDVNLGDMQKRISEETHQALTELSQNAGYPITETLSGSGDLAQVLVDAIKKYDMDLVLCGHHQDFWSKLMSSARQLINTVHIDMLIVPLRDEEDE; from the coding sequence ATGGCTTACAAACACATACTGATCGCGGTGGACCTATCCCCGGAAAGCAAAATCCTGGTAGAAAAAGCCGTCTCGATGGCGCGGCCGTACAACGCTAAAGTTTCTCTGATCCACGTCGATGTCAACTATTCCGACCTCTATACCGGCCTTATCGACGTCAATCTCGGCGACATGCAAAAACGCATCTCCGAGGAAACCCATCAGGCGCTGACCGAGCTGTCGCAGAACGCCGGCTACCCGATCACCGAGACCCTGAGCGGCAGCGGCGATCTGGCGCAGGTATTGGTCGATGCCATCAAGAAATACGACATGGACCTGGTGCTGTGCGGCCACCACCAGGACTTCTGGAGCAAGCTGATGTCTTCCGCTCGCCAGCTTATCAATACCGTGCACATCGATATGCTGATCGTGCCGCTGCGCGATGAAGAAGACGAATAA
- the gdhA gene encoding NADP-specific glutamate dehydrogenase: MEYAVSVESFLSSLQRHNPHQPEYLQAVREVFTSLWPFIERNPHYREQALLERLVEPERVIQFRVSWVDDRGQVQVNRAFRVQFNSAIGPYKGGMRFHPSVNLSILKFLGFEQTFKNALTTLPMGGGKGGSDFDPKGKSQGEIMRFCQALMTELYRHLGPDTDVPAGDIGVGGREVGFMAGMMKKLSNNTACVFTGKGLSFGGSLIRPEATGYGLVYFTDAMLQRHGLGFEGMRVAVSGSGNVAQYTIEKALELDARVITVSDSGGTLVDEDGFTTEKLAHLAEIKNQRYGRVADYARERGLTYLAGQQPWNVPVDIALPCATQNELDLEAAQTLIRNGVKAVAEGANMPTTIQATDAFLDAGVLFAPGKAANAGGVATSGLEMAQNAARIGWRAEKVDVRLQHIMADIHHACVEYGGEGKQTHYVHGANIAGFVKVADAMLAQGVL; the protein is encoded by the coding sequence ATGGAATATGCCGTATCGGTAGAGTCTTTCCTGTCCTCGTTACAACGCCATAACCCCCACCAGCCGGAATATTTGCAGGCGGTGCGCGAAGTATTCACCTCGCTGTGGCCGTTTATCGAACGCAACCCGCACTATCGCGAACAGGCGCTGTTGGAGCGCCTGGTGGAGCCCGAGCGCGTCATTCAGTTCCGCGTCAGCTGGGTGGACGATCGCGGCCAGGTGCAGGTCAACCGCGCCTTCCGCGTACAATTCAACTCGGCTATCGGTCCCTACAAGGGCGGCATGCGCTTCCACCCGTCGGTGAACCTGTCGATCCTGAAGTTCCTCGGTTTTGAGCAGACCTTCAAGAACGCGTTGACCACCCTGCCGATGGGCGGCGGCAAAGGCGGCTCCGATTTCGATCCGAAGGGCAAAAGCCAGGGTGAGATCATGCGCTTCTGCCAGGCGCTGATGACCGAGCTGTATCGCCATCTGGGCCCGGACACCGACGTGCCGGCCGGCGATATCGGCGTCGGCGGCCGCGAAGTCGGCTTTATGGCCGGCATGATGAAAAAACTGTCCAACAATACCGCCTGCGTATTTACCGGCAAGGGCCTCTCCTTCGGCGGCAGCCTGATCCGCCCTGAGGCGACCGGCTATGGCCTGGTTTACTTCACCGACGCCATGCTGCAGCGCCACGGCCTGGGCTTTGAGGGCATGCGGGTGGCGGTGTCCGGCTCCGGCAACGTGGCGCAGTACACCATCGAGAAAGCGCTGGAGCTGGACGCGCGCGTGATCACCGTGTCGGATTCCGGCGGCACCCTGGTGGACGAAGACGGCTTCACCACTGAGAAGCTGGCGCACCTGGCGGAGATCAAAAACCAACGCTACGGCCGGGTGGCGGACTACGCCCGCGAACGCGGCCTGACGTATCTGGCGGGCCAGCAGCCGTGGAACGTGCCGGTGGATATCGCCCTGCCGTGCGCCACCCAGAACGAACTGGATCTCGAGGCGGCGCAAACGCTGATCCGCAACGGAGTGAAGGCGGTCGCGGAAGGTGCCAACATGCCGACCACCATCCAGGCCACCGACGCCTTCCTCGACGCCGGCGTGCTGTTCGCGCCTGGCAAGGCGGCCAACGCCGGCGGCGTCGCCACCTCGGGACTGGAGATGGCGCAAAACGCCGCGCGCATCGGCTGGCGGGCAGAGAAAGTGGATGTACGTTTACAACATATCATGGCCGATATTCACCACGCCTGCGTGGAATACGGCGGCGAAGGCAAGCAAACCCACTACGTGCACGGCGCGAATATCGCCGGTTTCGTCAAGGTCGCGGACGCCATGCTGGCGCAGGGCGTGCTGTAA
- a CDS encoding autoinducer 2 ABC transporter substrate-binding protein, whose translation MKFNLALLNACVVSACMLSTTPVFAADKYEIAVVAKVTGIPWFNRMEVGVNEAAKKLDVNAYQTGPSTPDPAAQVKVIEDLIAKNVNAIIVVPNDAKVLEPVLKKARDKGIVVLTHESPDQQIGQWDIETIDSEKYAQANVDELAKDMGGKGGYAIYVGSLTVPLHNAWADSAIKYQKEKYPDMFEVTSRLPVAESIDKSYATTLDLMKTYPQMKGIIGFGSLGPIGAGQAVAKKRAKDKIAVVGIAMPAQAAPYLMRGDIKKALLWDPKDAGYALVTVADQLLQGKEVNKDLSIEGLGKADVDMEHKVIRFNKILEVTKDNAQSLGF comes from the coding sequence ATGAAATTTAACCTCGCATTATTAAATGCATGTGTGGTTTCTGCGTGCATGTTATCGACAACACCTGTGTTCGCCGCTGATAAGTATGAGATTGCCGTGGTCGCTAAAGTGACCGGCATTCCGTGGTTCAACCGCATGGAAGTGGGCGTCAACGAAGCGGCGAAAAAACTCGACGTCAACGCCTACCAGACCGGCCCTTCTACGCCGGATCCGGCCGCGCAGGTCAAGGTGATTGAGGATCTGATCGCCAAGAACGTCAACGCCATCATCGTGGTGCCGAACGACGCCAAGGTGCTGGAGCCGGTGCTGAAAAAAGCGCGCGACAAAGGCATCGTGGTGCTGACCCATGAATCCCCGGACCAGCAGATCGGCCAGTGGGACATCGAGACCATCGACAGCGAGAAATACGCGCAGGCCAACGTCGATGAGCTGGCGAAAGACATGGGCGGCAAAGGCGGCTATGCGATCTACGTCGGCTCGCTGACCGTGCCGCTGCACAACGCCTGGGCCGACTCCGCCATCAAATACCAGAAAGAAAAATACCCGGACATGTTTGAAGTCACCTCGCGCCTGCCGGTGGCGGAAAGCATCGACAAATCCTACGCCACCACGCTGGATCTGATGAAAACCTATCCGCAGATGAAGGGCATCATCGGCTTCGGCTCGCTCGGCCCGATCGGCGCCGGCCAGGCGGTGGCCAAGAAACGCGCCAAGGACAAAATCGCGGTGGTGGGCATCGCCATGCCGGCGCAGGCCGCCCCTTACCTGATGCGCGGCGACATCAAGAAAGCGCTGCTGTGGGATCCGAAAGACGCCGGTTATGCGCTGGTGACGGTGGCCGACCAGCTGCTGCAGGGCAAGGAAGTGAACAAAGACCTGTCGATCGAGGGCCTTGGCAAGGCTGACGTCGATATGGAACACAAAGTGATTCGGTTTAATAAGATTTTGGAAGTGACCAAAGACAACGCCCAATCGCTTGGATTCTGA
- a CDS encoding sugar ABC transporter ATP-binding protein, translated as MTASPAFITLENISKRFPGVLALDQINLTLNKGEVHCLAGQNGCGKSTIIKIISGVYQPEKGANISLEGKLFHALTPQLSGYYGIQVIYQDLSLFPNLTVAENIAIHRYLPGGRFWVRKRVMRQTALDAMARVGIRIDPDKKVEKLSIADRQLVAICRAIAAEARLVIMDEPTASLTRQEVDGLLRVVNELKAAGICVVFVSHRLDEVMEVADRISVMRDGKLVGTWPASELDSHELAFLMTGQRFHYSPLPPLPPAEQAPLLEVRNLSRGEKYRNVNLALRGGEIVSIVGLLGAGRTELCLSLFGMTRPDSGEIRIEGQAVQLHNNREAVRHGIGYVSEDRLTQGLIMEQSIYDNTIVTVFDRLHTSLGLLDHAKATELVNRLIRDLNIKVSDSALPVKTLSGGNAQRIAIAKWVATQPKILILDSPTVGVDIANKEGIYQIARDLAQLGMAVLMICDEIPEAYYNSHRVMVMRKGELIAEFAPHQSTEQQIAEVVNG; from the coding sequence ATGACAGCCTCCCCCGCATTTATCACCCTGGAGAATATCAGCAAGCGATTCCCAGGCGTGCTGGCATTAGACCAGATCAACCTGACGCTGAATAAAGGCGAAGTGCACTGCCTGGCCGGGCAAAACGGCTGCGGCAAAAGCACCATCATTAAAATCATCTCCGGCGTTTATCAGCCGGAAAAAGGCGCCAACATTTCGCTGGAAGGCAAACTCTTCCACGCCCTGACGCCGCAGCTGTCCGGTTATTACGGCATACAGGTGATCTACCAGGACCTGTCGCTGTTCCCCAACCTGACGGTGGCGGAGAACATCGCCATTCACCGTTACCTGCCCGGCGGCCGCTTCTGGGTGCGCAAGCGGGTGATGCGCCAGACGGCGCTCGACGCCATGGCGCGGGTCGGCATACGCATCGACCCCGATAAAAAGGTGGAAAAACTGTCGATCGCCGATCGGCAACTGGTGGCGATTTGCCGCGCCATCGCCGCCGAGGCGCGGTTGGTTATCATGGACGAACCGACCGCCTCGCTGACCCGCCAGGAGGTCGACGGCCTGCTGCGGGTGGTCAACGAGCTGAAGGCGGCCGGCATCTGCGTGGTATTCGTCAGCCACAGATTGGATGAAGTAATGGAAGTCGCCGATCGCATCAGCGTGATGCGCGACGGCAAGCTGGTGGGCACCTGGCCGGCCAGCGAACTGGACAGCCATGAACTGGCGTTCCTGATGACCGGCCAACGCTTCCACTACAGCCCGCTGCCGCCGCTGCCGCCGGCCGAACAGGCGCCGCTGCTCGAGGTGCGCAACCTCAGCCGCGGCGAGAAATACCGCAACGTCAATCTGGCGCTGCGCGGCGGCGAGATCGTCTCGATCGTCGGCCTGCTCGGCGCCGGCCGCACCGAACTGTGCCTCAGCCTGTTCGGCATGACGCGGCCGGACAGCGGCGAGATCCGCATCGAGGGCCAGGCGGTGCAGCTGCACAACAACCGCGAAGCGGTGCGCCACGGCATCGGCTATGTGTCGGAGGATCGCCTGACGCAGGGGTTGATCATGGAACAATCCATCTACGACAACACCATCGTCACCGTCTTCGATCGGCTGCATACCTCGCTCGGGCTGTTGGATCACGCCAAGGCGACCGAGCTGGTCAACCGGCTGATCCGCGATCTGAACATCAAGGTGTCCGACAGCGCGTTGCCGGTGAAAACCCTGTCCGGCGGCAACGCCCAGCGCATCGCCATCGCCAAATGGGTGGCGACCCAGCCGAAGATCCTGATCCTCGACTCGCCCACCGTCGGCGTGGACATCGCCAACAAAGAGGGGATCTACCAGATCGCCCGCGATCTGGCGCAGCTGGGCATGGCGGTGCTGATGATCTGCGACGAGATCCCGGAAGCCTATTACAACAGCCATCGGGTGATGGTGATGCGCAAGGGCGAACTGATCGCCGAATTCGCGCCGCACCAGAGTACCGAGCAACAGATCGCCGAGGTGGTGAATGGATAA
- a CDS encoding ABC transporter permease: protein MDKSLLARLAGRHEFYLGLLVLLLAIGLSAGTDEFLTLGNLTDVATSYAILGILACGLFVVLIAGGIDISFPAVTAIAQYVMASWVIQHGGSFPLAFALAIGVGLLLGLVNGFLVYWLKVPAIIITIATLNLFYGLLVYATNGTWLYGFPDWFMNGINWFSFQGADGYDYGLTLPLLCLLGTIVVTGVLMNRTRLGRQIYAMGGNRDAASRLGLNLLRLHFCVYGYMGILAGVAAVVQAQITQSVAPNSLLGFELTVLAAVVLGGTSMSGGRGSLTGTLLGVVLLAFLQNGLTLLSVSAYWHQVFSGAIILISISTTAWNEKRKLLKEI, encoded by the coding sequence ATGGATAAGTCATTATTGGCCCGCCTGGCCGGGCGGCACGAGTTTTATCTCGGCCTGTTGGTGCTGCTGCTGGCGATCGGCCTGAGCGCCGGCACCGACGAATTCCTGACGCTCGGCAACCTGACCGACGTCGCCACCAGCTACGCCATTCTCGGCATCCTGGCCTGCGGGCTGTTCGTGGTGCTGATCGCCGGCGGCATCGACATTTCGTTCCCGGCGGTCACCGCCATCGCCCAGTATGTGATGGCCAGCTGGGTGATCCAGCACGGCGGCAGCTTTCCGCTGGCGTTCGCCCTGGCGATTGGCGTCGGCCTGCTGCTCGGGCTGGTGAACGGTTTCCTGGTGTACTGGCTGAAAGTGCCGGCGATCATCATCACCATCGCCACCCTTAACCTGTTCTACGGCCTGCTGGTGTACGCCACTAACGGCACCTGGCTGTACGGCTTCCCGGACTGGTTCATGAACGGCATCAACTGGTTCTCGTTCCAGGGCGCCGACGGCTACGACTACGGCCTGACGCTGCCGCTGCTGTGCCTGCTGGGGACCATCGTCGTCACCGGCGTGCTGATGAACCGCACCCGGCTGGGGCGCCAGATCTACGCGATGGGCGGCAACCGCGACGCGGCGTCGCGCCTGGGGTTGAACCTGCTGCGGCTGCATTTTTGCGTCTACGGCTACATGGGCATTCTGGCCGGCGTCGCGGCGGTGGTGCAGGCGCAGATCACCCAGTCGGTGGCCCCCAACTCGCTGCTCGGCTTCGAACTGACGGTATTGGCGGCGGTGGTGCTGGGCGGCACCAGCATGAGCGGCGGCCGCGGCTCGTTGACCGGCACCCTGCTCGGCGTGGTGCTGCTGGCCTTCCTGCAAAACGGGCTGACGCTGCTCAGCGTCTCGGCCTATTGGCACCAGGTATTCAGCGGCGCGATCATTTTGATCAGCATCAGCACCACCGCCTGGAACGAAAAACGCAAGCTGCTCAAGGAGATCTGA
- a CDS encoding ABC transporter permease yields MTQLTRLIPSDRIIRLQGAIIIAVALLFAGLLGSRFFSLGNFQSIASQLPILGLLALGMGITMLTGGINLSIIAGANACSLVMAAIIVSHPDQPLFLALALLAGLLVAVAIGALNGALVAWIGVSPILASLGTMTLITGLNILLSNGAVISGFPAAIQFLGNGAVLGVPVALILFLLVAAGLWLLLEHTTLGRSLYLIGSNEQATRFSGVNTARVQIAVYILSALLGWGAALLMMAKFNSAKAGYGESYLLVTILASVLGGINPDGGFGRILGLVLALIVLQMLESGLNLLGVSSYLTMALWGGVLILFIALQNRKA; encoded by the coding sequence ATGACGCAGTTAACTCGGTTGATCCCAAGCGATCGGATCATTCGCCTGCAGGGCGCGATCATCATCGCGGTGGCGCTGCTCTTCGCCGGGCTGCTCGGATCGCGCTTCTTCAGCCTCGGCAACTTCCAGTCGATCGCCTCGCAGCTGCCGATCCTCGGCCTGCTGGCGCTCGGCATGGGCATCACCATGCTGACCGGCGGCATCAACCTGTCGATCATCGCCGGCGCTAACGCCTGTTCGCTGGTGATGGCGGCGATCATCGTCAGCCATCCCGACCAGCCGCTGTTCCTGGCGCTGGCGCTGTTGGCCGGCCTGCTGGTGGCGGTGGCGATCGGCGCGCTGAACGGCGCGCTGGTGGCCTGGATCGGCGTCTCGCCAATCCTCGCCTCGCTCGGCACCATGACGCTGATCACCGGCCTGAATATCCTGCTGTCCAACGGCGCGGTGATCTCCGGCTTCCCGGCAGCGATTCAATTTCTCGGCAACGGCGCCGTACTCGGCGTGCCGGTGGCGCTGATCCTGTTCCTGCTGGTGGCGGCCGGGCTGTGGCTGCTGCTGGAGCACACCACGCTGGGCCGCAGCCTGTACCTGATCGGCTCTAACGAACAGGCCACCCGCTTCAGCGGCGTGAACACCGCACGGGTGCAGATCGCGGTGTATATCCTGTCGGCGCTGCTCGGCTGGGGCGCCGCCCTGCTGATGATGGCCAAGTTCAACTCGGCCAAGGCCGGCTACGGCGAATCTTATCTGCTGGTGACCATTCTGGCCTCGGTGCTGGGCGGCATTAACCCGGACGGCGGTTTCGGCCGTATTCTGGGGCTGGTGCTGGCGCTGATCGTGCTGCAAATGTTGGAAAGCGGCCTCAATCTGCTGGGGGTCAGCAGCTACCTGACCATGGCCCTGTGGGGCGGCGTGCTGATCCTGTTTATCGCGTTACAGAATCGAAAAGCCTGA